A region of Pseudopipra pipra isolate bDixPip1 chromosome 10, bDixPip1.hap1, whole genome shotgun sequence DNA encodes the following proteins:
- the LOC135419595 gene encoding mucin-4-like isoform X2 has product MGTRGWTLSTFLGCCVWILHGLGAAAAPVTTEGPFTVGTAFPITAENEGPSALVTGTADTSTTAADAEIDESIFTRSPLSSTFPPGTELDSFVTVTSEYGSTVPTLMNVTKPLNTSQGIEGGLAASTTAITAAAITAQHPAVTPEAEHEVIEATPDPTLDINPDVKEDIPAAVTRGEEDIDLTTGNMSYPTTPPPAETWVPQPTAGSPASVSVTVLPSQGLTTAMGAVEEVVTLSASVQSGANANSLSPSPSTEELLTTQQGGVVSRVEGTNPETAEEMAPAAEESPLASESGDAGDTTNGEFSTAGSSHLPPESPVMSETVGNPGEPSFLPGHAVPSPDASLAPSTGNGDGQGVSSGSALSPAASEAPVAPEETEDTATTLLAPEVPTYAQSDMNLPTVATVLPTGDVGAVGLDNPSLQPDPWQTFTGEQPPLLPDALTDTPSAPGAAYPLPGAEANTLSAADGAAETPSSPDLTTAPEAPMSPSLGESQSGGMPDGPPQESDGPDAGLSSDSDAASPAPFVPDGLAWPTAGVQGQGAQGAEDMAQAGGPGDGSPYTDTQSDISLSDTQPSASSANNGELLAGGTGDLASAGQSPPSALGDGTGAGDASALGEASSPGSVPPSSAGMEPDLSGAEGPVDLPSESASGPGAVYPLPGTVSGPASETETSASPNLNGAQGAPGSPSFGGLQPWGTATGAPQGAGLPGAEGPDSGLSSSGDAPSSAVHGLVGPPSPALEDQLGTNLGLPAAGGPGVGTAEQALEGAGSGIDSEPSLSSTAGSGMAAGIDQLPGEGSSSDSAFPSDVVAAPSVSRGDEAGPISGAPLGPDSLSSASPASETGPGLGLVEGAESAGDVAQAGNPESPYIETNPSAFNPQQDPANTRELPAGETGALVNTEQSPPLALGDGTGAGDAPALGEASSPGSVPPSSAGMEPNLSGAEGPVDLPSESASGPGAIYPLPGTVSGPASETETPASPNLNGAQGAPGSPSFGGSQPWGTATGAPQGAGLPGAEGPDSGLSSSGDAPSSAVHGLVGPPSPALEDHRGTNLGLPAAGGPGVGTAEQALEGAGSGIDSEPSLSSTAGSGMAAGIDQLPGEGSSSGSAFPSNVVAAPSVSRGDEAGPISGAAPGPDSLSSASPASETGPGLGLVEGAESAGDVAQAGNPESPYIETNPSAFSPQEDQLPGAGSSSGPALPSGEVAASSVSDPASQSALGGEGNAPEALQPSLDAGPGVPAAAGEGASEMAGNGESMGQSQAPTGNGPTGSGTPDEDMGDVLQSVSSSSSTEGSSLLGRTDEAVSKASLPGADGADGGLNTGLGATGPQEAPVSVPGIQSSANIELSDGKQSQVDVVQVPGGASVNGASSPGASLVPVAPDNSGVSDSTATSTAASLLLPEHGLSSGLAPNGDTHSAPGTQSGSRPLVPGAPSGPAGESGGISWSLEDELASGMPAPLGEASPHAPISPNTSPVLPSAPQRGNAAEGVSVSPGLSTPLAALPAVPLYGYGARENDREYVERRVDFNSPLFKPETGFPFGRTLRDSLYFTDNGQIVFPASEKGIFTYPNPPSGGFNGHEEVPMIAVFWDNADFSSGVGTTFYQEFSTLNTAKPPFVRDVEAKVRQYMRSSYSAAWTLKITWEKAPVYASRSDTRKTITYQAILTTDGFRSYILMLYQDRGMQWDYTRLAATNVLIGYTSGDGFYYNDDLSKRPPAVKYRPDQFRGYNTDLRGLWIYKLESRVGINYRLKCLAWTGQQQEPRAWSQGLPTCPCSLQQGQQDPRFKSSRGGRWAARVSMLHSASPNQHGAGVRCLYDSQNQLIEGRQERYWRSSRQASPYRDQELKLYDWCCNRAGSAHLCARYSEKRPKIGCDGYQSPGTDSSEEIERDSDEETDGDDE; this is encoded by the exons GGGATGGACGCTCTCCACCTTCCTGGGATGCTGCGTATGGATTCTGCATG ggcttggggctgctgctgcccctgtcACTACTGAGGGGCCCTTTACTGTGGGGACAGCTTTTCCCATCACAGCAGAGAATGAAGGGCCCAGTGCCCTGGTGACGGGCACTGCAGACACAAGCACCACGGCGGCTGATGCTGAGATAGACGAGAGCATCTTCACGAGGAGCCCACTGAGTTCGACCTTCCCTCCCGGGACTGAGCTGGACTCTTTTGTGACTGTGACGAGTGAATATGGCTCTACAGTGCCAACCTTGATGAATGTGACCAAGCCTCTTAACACATCTCAGGGTATTGAGGGGGGGTTGGCTGCTTCCACTACAGCCATAACCGCTGCCGCTATCACTGCACAACACCCTGCTGTCACCCCAGAAGCAGAGCATGAGGTAATAGAGGCCACTCCTGATCCCACCCTAGACATCAACCCAGATGTGAAGGAAGACATCCCTGCAGCTGTGACCAGAGGAGAAGAAGACATAGACCTCACCACTGGCAATATGTCCTACCCTACCACCCCTCCCCCAGCAGAAACCTGGGTGCCACAGCCAACTGCTGGCAGCCCCGCGAGTGTCAGTGTCACTGTGCTACCAAGCCAAGGGCTGACCACAGCCATGGGAGCAGTTGAGGAAGTCGTAACTCTGTCTGCATCTGTCCAAAGTGGAGCCAATGCCAACTCCTTaagtcccagccccagcactgagGAGCTGCTTACGACCCAGCAGGGTGGAGTGGTGAGCAGGGTTGAGGGCACTAACCCAGAGACAGCAGAAGAAATGGCCCCAGCTGCTGAGGAAAGTCCCTTGGCTTCAGAGTCTGGAGATGCAGGAGATACAACGAATGGTGAATTCAGCACAGCCGGCTCATCCCACCTACCTCCGGAGAGCCCAGTGATGTCAGAAACAGTGGGAAACCCTGGGGagccctccttcctccctggcCACGCAGTGCCAAGCCCAGATGCTTCGCTGGCACCGTCCACAGGGAACGGAGATGGGCAGGGAGTGTCTTCTGGTTCAGCTCTGTCACCTGCAGCCAGCGAGGCACCAGTGGCACCCGAGGAAACAGAGGACACTGCCACAACACTGCTGGCCCCAGAGGTTCCCACTTATGCACAGAGTGATATGAATCTCCCAACCGTGGCCACTGTGCTGCCCACAGGAGACGTGGGGGCTGTGGGTCTGGACAATCCATCCCTGCAGCCTGACCCATGGCAGACCTTCACCGGAGAACAGCCACCACTGCTTCCTGATGCTCTGACAGACACCCCCAGTGCTCCTGGGGCTGCTTACCCACTCCCAGGGGCTGAAGCCAACACCCTGTCTGCAGCTGATGGTGcagcagagacaccttccagcCCCGACCTCACTACTGCCCCAGAAGCACCCATGTCTCCATCTCTTGGAGAGTCACAGTCAGGAGGGATGCCAGATGGACCTCCCCAAGAATCTGATGGACCTGACGCTGGCTTGAGTTCAGATTCAGATGCCGCTAGCCCAGCCCCCTTTGTACCTGATGGACTGGCATGGCCCACTGCTGGGGTCCAGGGtcagggagctcagggggcAGAGGAcatggcacaggcaggaggtCCAGGGGATGGCAGTCCCTATACAGACACCCAGAGTGACATAAGCCTTTCAGACACCCAGCCCTCAGCCTCTTCTGCTAATAATGGAGAGCTGCTGGCTGGAGGAACAGGAGATTTGGCAAGTGCTGGACAGTCGCCTCCATCAGCTCTTGGGGATGgaacaggagcaggagatgcCTCAGCACTGGGAGAAGCGTCCTCACCTGGTTCTGTacctcccagcagtgctggaatgGAGCCTGATCTCTCAGGGGCTGAAGGACCAGTGGACCTGCCCAGTGAATCTGCCAGTGGTCCTGGAGCTGTTTACCCACTCCCGGGTACTGTGTCTGGCCCTGCATCTGAGACAGAGACATCAGCGAGCCCCAACCTCAATGGTGCCCAGGGAGCACCTGGGTCTCCATCCTTTGGTGGGTTGCAGCCATGGGGAACAGCAACTGgtgctccccagggagctggtCTCCCTGGAGCTGAAGGACCAGACTCTGGCTTGTCTTCATCAGGAGATGCCCCCAGCTCAGCAGTTCATGGACTGGTAGGACCCCCATCACCTGCCCTTGAGGACCAGCTTGGCACAAACCTggggctgccagcagctggagggCCTGGAGTGGGCACGGCAGAgcaggcactggaaggagcaGGCAGTGGGATTGATTCTGAGCCGTCCCTGAGCTCCACTGCAGGCAGTGGGATGGCAGCTGGGATAGATCAACTTCCCGGTGAAGGTTCCTCATCCGATTCTGCCTTTCCCAGTGATGTGGTGGCAGCACCATCTGTTTCAAGGGGTGATGAAGCGGGACCCATCTCAGGTGCACCCCTTGGCCCTGACAGCCTGTCCTCAGCCTCTCCGGCCAGTGAAACTGGCCCAGGGCTTGGTCTGGTGGAGGGGGCAGAGAGTgcaggggatgtggcacaggCTGGAAACCCAGAAAGTCCCTACATAGAGACAAATCCTTCAGCCTTCAACCCTCAGCAGGACCCCGCTAACACCAGAGAGCTGCCAGCAGGAGAAACAGGGGCTCTGGTGAATACTGAGCAGTCCCCTCCACTAGCTCTCGGGGACGgaacaggagcaggagatgcCCCGGCACTGGGAGAAGCGTCCTCACCTGGTTCTGTacctcccagcagtgctggaatgGAGCCCAATCTCTCAGGGGCTGAAGGACCAGTGGACCTGCCCAGTGAATCTGCCAGTGGTCCTGGAGCTATTTACCCACTCCCGGGGACTGTGTCTGGCCCTGCATCTGAGACAGAGACACCAGCAAGCCCCAACCTCAATGGTGCCCAGGGAGCACCTGGGTCTCCATCCTTTGGTGGATCGCAGCCATGGGGAACAGCAACTGgtgctccccagggagctggtCTCCCTGGAGCTGAAGGACCAGACTCTGGCTTGTCTTCGTCAGGAGATGCCCCCAGCTCAGCAGTTCATGGACTGGTAGGACCCCCATCACCTGCCCTTGAGGACCATCGTGGCACAAACCTGGGGCTGCCAGCTGCTGGAGGGCCTGGAGTGGGCACGGCAGAgcaggcactggaaggagcaGGCAGTGGGATTGATTCTGAGCCGTCCCTGAGCTCCACTGCAGGCAGTGGGATGGCAGCTGGGATAGATCAACTTCCCGGTGAAGGTTCCTCATCCGGTTCTGCCTTTCCCAGTAATGTGGTGGCAGCACCTTCTGTTTCAAGGGGTGATGAAGCAGGACCCATCTCAGGTGCAGCCCCTGGTCCTGACAGCCTGTCCTCGGCCTCTCCGGCCAGTGAAACTGGCCCAGGGCTTGGTCTGGTGGAGGGGGCAGAGAGTgcaggggatgtggcacaggCTGGAAACCCAGAAAGTCCCTACATAGAGACAAATCCTTCAGCTTTCAGCCCTCAGGAAGATCAACTGCCTGGTGCAGGTTCCTCATCTGgtcctgcccttcccagtgGTGAGGTCGCAGCATCCTCTGTTTCAGATCCAGCCAGCCAGAGTGCACTTGGAGGAGAGGGCAATGCTCCTGAGGCTCTTCAGCCTTCCCTGGATGCTGGGCCTggggttcctgctgctgcaggagaaggggcAAGTGAAATGGCTGGTAATGGAGAGTCCATGGGGCAGTCCCAGGCTCCTACTGGAAATGGACCAACTGGTTCAGGAACCCCTGATGAAGATATGGGAGATGTGTTGCAGTCTGTATCTTCTTCCTCATCTACAGAGGGATCTTCATTGCTTGGGAGGACTGATGAGGCTGTTAGCAAAGCAAGTCTTCCTGGAGCTGATGGAGCCGATGGTGGCTTGAATACAGGCTTGGGGGCCACTGGCCCCCAGGAAGCCCCTGTGTCTGTCCCTGGCATCCAAAGTAGTGCCAATATTGAACTTTCTGATGGAAAACAGAGCCAAGTCGATGTGGTGCAGGTGCCTGGAGGAGCCTCGGTGAATGGGGCATCTTCCCCCGGTGCCAGTCTGGTTCCAGTGGCTCCAGACAACAGCGGTGTTTCTGACAGCACGGCCACCTCGacagctgcttctctgcttctccctgAGCATGGGCTGAGCTCGGGGCTGGCACCCAATGGAGACACCCACTCTGCCCCTGGCACCCAGAGTGGGAGCAGACCCCTGGTGCCAGGGGCACCGTCTGGGCCGGCAGGAGAGTCTGGAGGCATTTCTTGGTCTCTTGAAGATGAGTTGGCCTCAGGGATGCCAGCACCTTTGGGAGAAGCATCCCCCCATGCTCCCATATCCCCCAACACTTCCCCCGTGCTGCCTTCTGCTCCACAGAGAGGAAATGCTGCAGAGGGGGTGTCTGTCAGCCCTGGGCTTTCCACTCCACTTGCGGCAC ttccaGCTGTGCCCCTCTATGGATATGGAGCGAGGGAAAATGATCGGGAGTATGTGGAAAGGAGAGTAGATTTTAATTCTCCACTTTTCAAGCCCGAGACTGGATTCCCATTTGGGAGAACCCTGCGTGACTCTCTCTAC TTTACAGACAATGGACAAATCGTTTTCCCAGCCTCGGAAAAAGGCATCTTCACATATCCCAACCCTCCTTCTGGCGGCTTCAATGGCCATGAGGAGGTTCCCATGATCGCTGTGTTTTGGGACAACGCCGACTTCTCCAGTGGGGTGGGCACCACCTTTTACCAG GAGTTCTCCACCCTCAACACGGCCAAGCCTCCGTTTGTCCGTGACGTGGAAGCGAAGGTTCGGCAGTACATGAGGTCCTCCTACTCTGCAGCCTGGACCCTGAAAATCACCTGGGAGAAGGCACCTGTTTATGCATCACGGAGTGACACCCGGAAG ACGATCACATACCAGGCCATCCTGACCACCGATGGATTCAGGTCCTACATCCTGATGCTGTACCAGGACAGAGGGATGCAATGGGATTACACCAGACTCGCTGCCACCAATGTGCTCATTGGCTACACCAG TGGGGATGGCTTTTACTACAACGATGACCTGAGTAAGAGACCTCCAGCTGTTAAATATCGCCCTGACCAGTTCAGGGGCTACAACACAG
- the LOC135419595 gene encoding mucin-4-like isoform X1, with product MGTRGWTLSTFLGCCVWILHGLGAAAAPVTTEGPFTVGTAFPITAENEGPSALVTGTADTSTTAADAEIDESIFTRSPLSSTFPPGTELDSFVTVTSEYGSTVPTLMNVTKPLNTSQGIEGGLAASTTAITAAAITAQHPAVTPEAEHEVIEATPDPTLDINPDVKEDIPAAVTRGEEDIDLTTGNMSYPTTPPPAETWVPQPTAGSPASVSVTVLPSQGLTTAMGAVEEVVTLSASVQSGANANSLSPSPSTEELLTTQQGGVVSRVEGTNPETAEEMAPAAEESPLASESGDAGDTTNGEFSTAGSSHLPPESPVMSETVGNPGEPSFLPGHAVPSPDASLAPSTGNGDGQGVSSGSALSPAASEAPVAPEETEDTATTLLAPEVPTYAQSDMNLPTVATVLPTGDVGAVGLDNPSLQPDPWQTFTGEQPPLLPDALTDTPSAPGAAYPLPGAEANTLSAADGAAETPSSPDLTTAPEAPMSPSLGESQSGGMPDGPPQESDGPDAGLSSDSDAASPAPFVPDGLAWPTAGVQGQGAQGAEDMAQAGGPGDGSPYTDTQSDISLSDTQPSASSANNGELLAGGTGDLASAGQSPPSALGDGTGAGDASALGEASSPGSVPPSSAGMEPDLSGAEGPVDLPSESASGPGAVYPLPGTVSGPASETETSASPNLNGAQGAPGSPSFGGLQPWGTATGAPQGAGLPGAEGPDSGLSSSGDAPSSAVHGLVGPPSPALEDQLGTNLGLPAAGGPGVGTAEQALEGAGSGIDSEPSLSSTAGSGMAAGIDQLPGEGSSSDSAFPSDVVAAPSVSRGDEAGPISGAPLGPDSLSSASPASETGPGLGLVEGAESAGDVAQAGNPESPYIETNPSAFNPQQDPANTRELPAGETGALVNTEQSPPLALGDGTGAGDAPALGEASSPGSVPPSSAGMEPNLSGAEGPVDLPSESASGPGAIYPLPGTVSGPASETETPASPNLNGAQGAPGSPSFGGSQPWGTATGAPQGAGLPGAEGPDSGLSSSGDAPSSAVHGLVGPPSPALEDHRGTNLGLPAAGGPGVGTAEQALEGAGSGIDSEPSLSSTAGSGMAAGIDQLPGEGSSSGSAFPSNVVAAPSVSRGDEAGPISGAAPGPDSLSSASPASETGPGLGLVEGAESAGDVAQAGNPESPYIETNPSAFSPQEDQLPGAGSSSGPALPSGEVAASSVSDPASQSALGGEGNAPEALQPSLDAGPGVPAAAGEGASEMAGNGESMGQSQAPTGNGPTGSGTPDEDMGDVLQSVSSSSSTEGSSLLGRTDEAVSKASLPGADGADGGLNTGLGATGPQEAPVSVPGIQSSANIELSDGKQSQVDVVQVPGGASVNGASSPGASLVPVAPDNSGVSDSTATSTAASLLLPEHGLSSGLAPNGDTHSAPGTQSGSRPLVPGAPSGPAGESGGISWSLEDELASGMPAPLGEASPHAPISPNTSPVLPSAPQRGNAAEGVSVSPGLSTPLAARESIVGSSAGGKGELGASVPGSRVLLLPPCQPGSTGAPSRDANSPVPGKASAVLPRVMAGQGDVARLLPSVTGSGADMETPTHSLPQGSPGLPGLPLTGITAGSTGSKIPGPGPTGGSPSAALHPILGSELTTSSANGAPATAGSSLPRAFPGQGGSQGGFPATACPGTSCSPAPADPAPQTPLLRGREVLPRPGTSTVTSHTSSPVVPAPPGRPAAAPTLLPSPAVPAVPLYGYGARENDREYVERRVDFNSPLFKPETGFPFGRTLRDSLYFTDNGQIVFPASEKGIFTYPNPPSGGFNGHEEVPMIAVFWDNADFSSGVGTTFYQEFSTLNTAKPPFVRDVEAKVRQYMRSSYSAAWTLKITWEKAPVYASRSDTRKTITYQAILTTDGFRSYILMLYQDRGMQWDYTRLAATNVLIGYTSGDGFYYNDDLSKRPPAVKYRPDQFRGYNTDLRGLWIYKLESRVGINYRLKCLAWTGQQQEPRAWSQGLPTCPCSLQQGQQDPRFKSSRGGRWAARVSMLHSASPNQHGAGVRCLYDSQNQLIEGRQERYWRSSRQASPYRDQELKLYDWCCNRAGSAHLCARYSEKRPKIGCDGYQSPGTDSSEEIERDSDEETDGDDE from the exons GGGATGGACGCTCTCCACCTTCCTGGGATGCTGCGTATGGATTCTGCATG ggcttggggctgctgctgcccctgtcACTACTGAGGGGCCCTTTACTGTGGGGACAGCTTTTCCCATCACAGCAGAGAATGAAGGGCCCAGTGCCCTGGTGACGGGCACTGCAGACACAAGCACCACGGCGGCTGATGCTGAGATAGACGAGAGCATCTTCACGAGGAGCCCACTGAGTTCGACCTTCCCTCCCGGGACTGAGCTGGACTCTTTTGTGACTGTGACGAGTGAATATGGCTCTACAGTGCCAACCTTGATGAATGTGACCAAGCCTCTTAACACATCTCAGGGTATTGAGGGGGGGTTGGCTGCTTCCACTACAGCCATAACCGCTGCCGCTATCACTGCACAACACCCTGCTGTCACCCCAGAAGCAGAGCATGAGGTAATAGAGGCCACTCCTGATCCCACCCTAGACATCAACCCAGATGTGAAGGAAGACATCCCTGCAGCTGTGACCAGAGGAGAAGAAGACATAGACCTCACCACTGGCAATATGTCCTACCCTACCACCCCTCCCCCAGCAGAAACCTGGGTGCCACAGCCAACTGCTGGCAGCCCCGCGAGTGTCAGTGTCACTGTGCTACCAAGCCAAGGGCTGACCACAGCCATGGGAGCAGTTGAGGAAGTCGTAACTCTGTCTGCATCTGTCCAAAGTGGAGCCAATGCCAACTCCTTaagtcccagccccagcactgagGAGCTGCTTACGACCCAGCAGGGTGGAGTGGTGAGCAGGGTTGAGGGCACTAACCCAGAGACAGCAGAAGAAATGGCCCCAGCTGCTGAGGAAAGTCCCTTGGCTTCAGAGTCTGGAGATGCAGGAGATACAACGAATGGTGAATTCAGCACAGCCGGCTCATCCCACCTACCTCCGGAGAGCCCAGTGATGTCAGAAACAGTGGGAAACCCTGGGGagccctccttcctccctggcCACGCAGTGCCAAGCCCAGATGCTTCGCTGGCACCGTCCACAGGGAACGGAGATGGGCAGGGAGTGTCTTCTGGTTCAGCTCTGTCACCTGCAGCCAGCGAGGCACCAGTGGCACCCGAGGAAACAGAGGACACTGCCACAACACTGCTGGCCCCAGAGGTTCCCACTTATGCACAGAGTGATATGAATCTCCCAACCGTGGCCACTGTGCTGCCCACAGGAGACGTGGGGGCTGTGGGTCTGGACAATCCATCCCTGCAGCCTGACCCATGGCAGACCTTCACCGGAGAACAGCCACCACTGCTTCCTGATGCTCTGACAGACACCCCCAGTGCTCCTGGGGCTGCTTACCCACTCCCAGGGGCTGAAGCCAACACCCTGTCTGCAGCTGATGGTGcagcagagacaccttccagcCCCGACCTCACTACTGCCCCAGAAGCACCCATGTCTCCATCTCTTGGAGAGTCACAGTCAGGAGGGATGCCAGATGGACCTCCCCAAGAATCTGATGGACCTGACGCTGGCTTGAGTTCAGATTCAGATGCCGCTAGCCCAGCCCCCTTTGTACCTGATGGACTGGCATGGCCCACTGCTGGGGTCCAGGGtcagggagctcagggggcAGAGGAcatggcacaggcaggaggtCCAGGGGATGGCAGTCCCTATACAGACACCCAGAGTGACATAAGCCTTTCAGACACCCAGCCCTCAGCCTCTTCTGCTAATAATGGAGAGCTGCTGGCTGGAGGAACAGGAGATTTGGCAAGTGCTGGACAGTCGCCTCCATCAGCTCTTGGGGATGgaacaggagcaggagatgcCTCAGCACTGGGAGAAGCGTCCTCACCTGGTTCTGTacctcccagcagtgctggaatgGAGCCTGATCTCTCAGGGGCTGAAGGACCAGTGGACCTGCCCAGTGAATCTGCCAGTGGTCCTGGAGCTGTTTACCCACTCCCGGGTACTGTGTCTGGCCCTGCATCTGAGACAGAGACATCAGCGAGCCCCAACCTCAATGGTGCCCAGGGAGCACCTGGGTCTCCATCCTTTGGTGGGTTGCAGCCATGGGGAACAGCAACTGgtgctccccagggagctggtCTCCCTGGAGCTGAAGGACCAGACTCTGGCTTGTCTTCATCAGGAGATGCCCCCAGCTCAGCAGTTCATGGACTGGTAGGACCCCCATCACCTGCCCTTGAGGACCAGCTTGGCACAAACCTggggctgccagcagctggagggCCTGGAGTGGGCACGGCAGAgcaggcactggaaggagcaGGCAGTGGGATTGATTCTGAGCCGTCCCTGAGCTCCACTGCAGGCAGTGGGATGGCAGCTGGGATAGATCAACTTCCCGGTGAAGGTTCCTCATCCGATTCTGCCTTTCCCAGTGATGTGGTGGCAGCACCATCTGTTTCAAGGGGTGATGAAGCGGGACCCATCTCAGGTGCACCCCTTGGCCCTGACAGCCTGTCCTCAGCCTCTCCGGCCAGTGAAACTGGCCCAGGGCTTGGTCTGGTGGAGGGGGCAGAGAGTgcaggggatgtggcacaggCTGGAAACCCAGAAAGTCCCTACATAGAGACAAATCCTTCAGCCTTCAACCCTCAGCAGGACCCCGCTAACACCAGAGAGCTGCCAGCAGGAGAAACAGGGGCTCTGGTGAATACTGAGCAGTCCCCTCCACTAGCTCTCGGGGACGgaacaggagcaggagatgcCCCGGCACTGGGAGAAGCGTCCTCACCTGGTTCTGTacctcccagcagtgctggaatgGAGCCCAATCTCTCAGGGGCTGAAGGACCAGTGGACCTGCCCAGTGAATCTGCCAGTGGTCCTGGAGCTATTTACCCACTCCCGGGGACTGTGTCTGGCCCTGCATCTGAGACAGAGACACCAGCAAGCCCCAACCTCAATGGTGCCCAGGGAGCACCTGGGTCTCCATCCTTTGGTGGATCGCAGCCATGGGGAACAGCAACTGgtgctccccagggagctggtCTCCCTGGAGCTGAAGGACCAGACTCTGGCTTGTCTTCGTCAGGAGATGCCCCCAGCTCAGCAGTTCATGGACTGGTAGGACCCCCATCACCTGCCCTTGAGGACCATCGTGGCACAAACCTGGGGCTGCCAGCTGCTGGAGGGCCTGGAGTGGGCACGGCAGAgcaggcactggaaggagcaGGCAGTGGGATTGATTCTGAGCCGTCCCTGAGCTCCACTGCAGGCAGTGGGATGGCAGCTGGGATAGATCAACTTCCCGGTGAAGGTTCCTCATCCGGTTCTGCCTTTCCCAGTAATGTGGTGGCAGCACCTTCTGTTTCAAGGGGTGATGAAGCAGGACCCATCTCAGGTGCAGCCCCTGGTCCTGACAGCCTGTCCTCGGCCTCTCCGGCCAGTGAAACTGGCCCAGGGCTTGGTCTGGTGGAGGGGGCAGAGAGTgcaggggatgtggcacaggCTGGAAACCCAGAAAGTCCCTACATAGAGACAAATCCTTCAGCTTTCAGCCCTCAGGAAGATCAACTGCCTGGTGCAGGTTCCTCATCTGgtcctgcccttcccagtgGTGAGGTCGCAGCATCCTCTGTTTCAGATCCAGCCAGCCAGAGTGCACTTGGAGGAGAGGGCAATGCTCCTGAGGCTCTTCAGCCTTCCCTGGATGCTGGGCCTggggttcctgctgctgcaggagaaggggcAAGTGAAATGGCTGGTAATGGAGAGTCCATGGGGCAGTCCCAGGCTCCTACTGGAAATGGACCAACTGGTTCAGGAACCCCTGATGAAGATATGGGAGATGTGTTGCAGTCTGTATCTTCTTCCTCATCTACAGAGGGATCTTCATTGCTTGGGAGGACTGATGAGGCTGTTAGCAAAGCAAGTCTTCCTGGAGCTGATGGAGCCGATGGTGGCTTGAATACAGGCTTGGGGGCCACTGGCCCCCAGGAAGCCCCTGTGTCTGTCCCTGGCATCCAAAGTAGTGCCAATATTGAACTTTCTGATGGAAAACAGAGCCAAGTCGATGTGGTGCAGGTGCCTGGAGGAGCCTCGGTGAATGGGGCATCTTCCCCCGGTGCCAGTCTGGTTCCAGTGGCTCCAGACAACAGCGGTGTTTCTGACAGCACGGCCACCTCGacagctgcttctctgcttctccctgAGCATGGGCTGAGCTCGGGGCTGGCACCCAATGGAGACACCCACTCTGCCCCTGGCACCCAGAGTGGGAGCAGACCCCTGGTGCCAGGGGCACCGTCTGGGCCGGCAGGAGAGTCTGGAGGCATTTCTTGGTCTCTTGAAGATGAGTTGGCCTCAGGGATGCCAGCACCTTTGGGAGAAGCATCCCCCCATGCTCCCATATCCCCCAACACTTCCCCCGTGCTGCCTTCTGCTCCACAGAGAGGAAATGCTGCAGAGGGGGTGTCTGTCAGCCCTGGGCTTTCCACTCCACTTGCGGCACGTGAGTCAATAGTGGGGTCCTCtgcagggggaaagggggagcTGGGGGCTTCTGTGCCAGGGAGTCGTGTCTtgctcctgcctccctgccagccAGGAAGCACTGGAGCCCCCTCCAGGGATGCCAACAGCCCTGTGCCTGGGAAAGCAAGTGCTGTGCTCCCCAGAGTGATGGCAGGGCAAGGGGACGTGGCCCGGCTCCTTCCCAGTGTGACTGGATCTGGGGCAGATATGGAAACACCCACTCACTCCCTACCTCAGGGGAGCCCAGGGCTCCCTGGCCTTCCTCTCACTGGGATCACTGCTGGTAGCACTGGATCAAAAATCCCAGGTCCAGGTCCTACTGGTGGCTCACCATCCGCTGCCCTGCATCCTATCCTGGGCAGTGAGCTGACCACCAGCTCAGCAAATGGAGCTCCTGCCACCGCTGGGTCGagcctccccagagccttcccaGGCCAGGGGGGATCCCAGGGAGGGTTCCCAGCCACTGCATGCCCTGGCACATCCTGCAGCCCGGCTCCTGCCGACCCAGCCCCGCAAACCCCCCTCCTCAGGGGCAGGGAGGTGCTTCCCAGGCCGGGAACTTCCACTGTCACCTCCCACACATCGTCCCCCGTGGTTCCAGCTCCACCAGGAAGGCCAGCAGCTGCCCCAACCCTGCTGCCCAGCCCCGCAG ttccaGCTGTGCCCCTCTATGGATATGGAGCGAGGGAAAATGATCGGGAGTATGTGGAAAGGAGAGTAGATTTTAATTCTCCACTTTTCAAGCCCGAGACTGGATTCCCATTTGGGAGAACCCTGCGTGACTCTCTCTAC TTTACAGACAATGGACAAATCGTTTTCCCAGCCTCGGAAAAAGGCATCTTCACATATCCCAACCCTCCTTCTGGCGGCTTCAATGGCCATGAGGAGGTTCCCATGATCGCTGTGTTTTGGGACAACGCCGACTTCTCCAGTGGGGTGGGCACCACCTTTTACCAG GAGTTCTCCACCCTCAACACGGCCAAGCCTCCGTTTGTCCGTGACGTGGAAGCGAAGGTTCGGCAGTACATGAGGTCCTCCTACTCTGCAGCCTGGACCCTGAAAATCACCTGGGAGAAGGCACCTGTTTATGCATCACGGAGTGACACCCGGAAG ACGATCACATACCAGGCCATCCTGACCACCGATGGATTCAGGTCCTACATCCTGATGCTGTACCAGGACAGAGGGATGCAATGGGATTACACCAGACTCGCTGCCACCAATGTGCTCATTGGCTACACCAG TGGGGATGGCTTTTACTACAACGATGACCTGAGTAAGAGACCTCCAGCTGTTAAATATCGCCCTGACCAGTTCAGGGGCTACAACACAG